A portion of the Bombina bombina isolate aBomBom1 chromosome 11, aBomBom1.pri, whole genome shotgun sequence genome contains these proteins:
- the LOC128641602 gene encoding zinc finger MYM-type protein 6-like, with product MGSVDFFIRKKEALHSEKRVLVQASTTDKSLLMSSYLVAKRIATCKKPYSDGENLIKPCLIDVASTVFGQSAADKLKQIPLSNDTIARRVCDMSANVEAQLIEKLKKSIWLSLQLDESTDIADNSVLIAYVRYADYDMGDVAEDILCVCTLQTYTTSSEIFRILNDYIENAGLQWKYCVGLCTDGAANITGRHSGVGAKIKEVSHPNIMLTHCFIHKEHLASKKLSPELNDVLTQATTLVNYIKNSALNSRLLAVLCEEMGSDYQHLLYHTEVRWLSRGRVLKRLFEMRKEVEVFLLSRKHEMAGLFKDEEWVARLAYLSDIFSKINELNLGLQGEMTNIFTAAEKVEGFKKKLSLWVEMIERNNFEMFAAFSEFHQEDTGFDLEVVKKHIKEHLEALLKAFQSYFPEEKDPRKENMWIVNPFIGHDNSLPYEAKETLLELSCDKQLEKDFQNKSLTKFWMKVKEEYKHLHEIAIKFLLCFATTYLCETGFSAMTLLKTKQRNRLHLQDCLRLAVTNLKPQLDKLIKEKCQQKSH from the exons atgggttcGG tTGACTTTTTTATTCGAAAAAAGGAAGCACTTCATAGTGAAAAACGTGTGCTTGTTCAGGCTAGTACTACTGATAAGTCACTTTTAATGTCTTCTTATTTAGTTGCCAAAAGAATAGCCACATGTAAAAAACCATATTCTGATGGTGAAAACCTTATTAAGCCTTGTCTCATTGATGTTGCTAGCACAGTCTTTGGTCAGTCTGCTGCAGATAAACTGAAGCAAATACCACTTTCAAATGACACCATTGCTCGTCGAGTTTGTGATATGTCAGCAAATGTGGAGGCTCAACTCattgaaaaacttaaaaaatcaaTATGGTTGTCACTTCAGTTAGATGAGTCAACTGATATTGCAGACAACAGTGTTTTAATAGCCTATGTACGGTATGCAGATTATGACATGGGTGATGTGGCAGAAGACATACTTTGTGTGTGTACATTACAAACATACACCACTAGCTCAGAAATATTCAGAATATTAAACGACTACATTGAGAATGCAGGTCTACAGTGGAAATACTGTGTAGGCCTATGTACTGATGGCGCTGCTAATATAACAGGTAGGCATTCAGGAGTGGGTGCTAAGATAAAAGAAGTGTCCCATCCCAACATAATGCTGACACACTGCTTTATTCACAAAGAGCACCTGGCTTCAAAGAAACTGTCCCCTGAACTCAATGATGTTCTTACACAAGCCACAACActtgtaaattatataaaaaactcTGCTCTGAACTCCAGATTGTTGGCTGTGCTCTGTGAAGAGATGGGATCAGATTACCAACACCTTTTGTACCATACAGAGGTAAGATGGCTATCAAGAGGTAGAGTGTTAAAGAGGCTTTTTGAAATGAGGAAGGAGGTAGAAGTGTTCTTACTGAGCAGAAAACATGAAATGGCTGGTTTATTTAAAGATGAAGAATGGGTGGCTAGACTTGCTTACCTGAGTGACATTTTCTCAAAGATAAATGAGTTAAACTTGGGTCTGCAAGGAGAAATGACAAATATTTTCACAGCAGCAGAAAAAGTGGAAGGTTTCAAGAAGAAACTATCTCTGTGGGTTGAAAtgattgaaagaaataattttgaaATGTTTGCAGCATTCAGTGAGTTTCACCAAGAAGACACTGGCTTTGACTTAGAAgttgtaaaaaaacatataaaagaacATCTTGAAGCACTTTTGAAGGCATTCCAAAGCTATTTTCCTGAAGAAAAAGATCCCAGGAAAGAGAATATGTGGATAGTCAATCCATTTATTGGTCATGACAACAGCTTGCCTTATGAAGCCAAAGAAACTCTATTGGAACTCTCATGTGACAAACAACTTGAAAAAGATTTTCAGAACAAAAGTCTGACCAAGTTTTGGATGAAGGTGAAGGAGGAGTATAAACACTTACATGAAATAGCCATCAAGTTTCTTCTCTGTTTTGCTACTACTTATTTGTGTGAAACTGGTTTCTCAGCCATGacacttttaaaaacaaaacaaagaaacaggctTCATCTTCAGGATTGTTTGAGACTGGCTGTTACTAATCTGAAACCGCAGTTGGACAAACTAATAAAGGAAAAGTGTCAGCAAAAGTCACATTAA